In the genome of Devosia rhizoryzae, the window CGCAAGGTCTCGTTGAACCGGTCGCCGAACAGCCGTCGCTGCCGGTCAAGGTGCGGCGCATCGAAGTCATCGCCGTTGGAGGCGTGGCGGAGGAAACGGCCACCAACGATCTGCACCGCATCGGCCAAAGTGTAGCCGTTGGCATCGGTCCACATACGGGCGCAGATCGATCCGTCGCCACCCAAGACAATGCTAACCAGGCCACGAACGCCCTTGAGGCTCGCGGTTCGGGCGAGCTCGCGCTCGTTGCGATCGTCCTGCTCCGAGAAGAAGGCATGGCTGCCGGGATGGGTGTGCACGATCGCAGGCACTTTTCCGGCGATCGTGGCATCACCGAGCAGGCGCATGAACCCTGTGGTGCTCCAGGTGACGTGGACCGGCGACGCGCTGATCCTGTCGGCGGCAGGGATGCCTACGACCCGGTGAGAGATCAGGCGCAGCCGAGGCTGCCCGGTCCAAGGGTCGGTGGCGATGTCGGAGGCGCCCAGCAGCATGTAGGCGGCGGCTTCCGGCGCATCGCGCGCCGGAAGCAAGGGACGCAGGAGGTCCATGTGCTGCTCGAGGACGGTGATGTCGAGGGCCACCATCCTAGGCCGCCTTCGCGAAAGCGAGTTCAGCACGGGCCACCATGGTGCGGATGCCGTCGATGCCGGCCCGCCATTCGGCGTGGCGCGACCAGCGCTGCCAATTCTGGCCACCGAACAGGTGCGGCTGGTCGGCGCAGTTCGCGTAACGACCGGTGGCCTTGAGCTTGATCCACGGCATGGTGAAGAACATGTCGACGCTGGCATCGGGATAGCCCGCCGGCAGCTGGATCATCACGTCCACCACGTCGCGATCGAACTTGCCGGGAGGCAGCGGGAAGTTCTTGATCACGACGCCGGTCGAGCCCGCGTCGGCGATCATTTCGCAAGTCAGGCCATGGTCCTCAATGAACTGGCGGTCGGCGGACGGAAGGGCACCAAGACCCTCCGTGGTCTCGCGGATCACCGTGATGAACCTCTCGATGCCCTTGCCGGACAGATCTACCAGATCGGTGTCGCCGATGGGGCGGTCATGGCCACCGCGCACTTCGAGGTAGATGGTGTAGCGCTCGTCCACGCCGGCGAGGTTCCGGACCGCCTTGCCGCTGATCAGGTTGCGGCCCCAAGACATCTGGCGCTGCTCGATGGTGAAGTTAAAGGCACGGTCGCTCTCGAAGTAGGCGAATACCTCGGTTCCCTTGGCGCGCAGGTCGTAGGTCTCGTCGAGGCGAACGTCCTCGAACTCGCCGTTAGGCAGGATCGCGTAGAGGATGTTGTTCTCGATGTCGCGAACACCCGCTGCCATAAGGATCTGGCGGCCGAGAGGGATAGGATCGGGGACGGAAGCATCCTTGAAGGTCACGCCATCGGTGGTAGTGCGGATGCGGTACGCGGTATTGGCGGCCTCGGCCGCATTAAGTTCAGAAGTCATAATCGTTCTCTCCGTGGGCATGTCGCTCAATTGCGTGCCCTACAGGGAGTTGATCTGAGCCGGTTCGCCGAACCGGTAAGCGATCTTCAAACTTTTTTAACGAGCGTGCCTTCGGGCAGCGTGCCGCAAATGAAAAACGATGGGCATTTCGGGCATGGGCGCCCCGTTCGATCCAGCGGCAGGTCGCCGGCGACGATGGTCGACAGCACGTCATCGACCTCCTGGCGCCGTGCAGCCCATTTCTTGGGTTCGATCTCGATGGTGACAGGCTCGTCCTCGGCCAGGTGCACGATCTGGATGGTCGAGGTGGGGAAGGCATCCTTCGCCGCGAGGAACATCGAGATCGTCGACAGGTCGCTCAATGCCGACTTGACGGTTTGACCCGTCTTCACCCGGCGGACCAGGATGCCGCCCTCTGGCGTCCGAAGCAATTCGTCGACCCGGATGTCGATGCTAGCAGCGGCCGCGGCATGCCTGAGGCCGGGGTCCTCCAGCTTCGTCATGCCCGCACGGCTGGCGATGAGCCGGTCGACCAGCGACTGCGCGATGCCGCGATACTCGGCTGCATAGCCGCTGGCGCTGACGCCTGTTGCCTCCAGCGCCCCGGAGAGCCGCTGGGCGACCTCCTCCGACGAGACCTCGTGCGGCTCCATGGCGACGACCCAGTCCACCACGGCCTGAACGGCATCGTGCATCTTCATGAACGTGGTCTCGGTCCGCTTCCCCCCGACGCCGAGCAGATGGGAGTAGTAGAAGCGCCGTGGGCAGCTGGCGTGCGTCGCCAATCGCGTGGCGGCGAAGGACACGCTACCATCGAACACGATGTCGACCAGCGAGTCGTCGGCCTGGACGAGCTCGATCGCCGGGTCCACGCGGTGGCGCCGCATCGGCGGCACGATGCGGTCGAGGAATTCGGAATGGCCCCACTTCGTCCCACCCTTTTTCATAGTGGGCGTGTAGATCGCCAGCCGATCCTTCGCCCGGGACATGGCAACGTAGAACAGACACTCCTGCTCGTCGACATGCGCTTTGACCCGAAGCTCCTTGCCGGTGCCGGACAGGTCGCGCACCAGGCCGTTCGGGGTCTCGACACCTTGAAACCGGTTCGGCGTGCTCGGAATGGTGGTGTTGTTGGCACCGGGGAAGTGCACCGCGCGGAATTCCAGGCCCTTGGAGCCGTGGATGGTCATCAGCCGAACGGCGTCGAGCTTCTGGGCGGCAGTTGGCAATTGCCGAAGGTCGCGATCGTCGGCGAGCCTGACCAGTCGACGGATGCGATCGAGAAGACTAGAGATTGGTGCACCCGATCCGGGGGCCGGATTGCGCACGAAGTTCATCAACTGCCAGATCGCGATGCTCTTCGCCCGCGACGAGATCGTGGTCTGCGAAGCCAGATCGGCGGCAATGCGGGTGCGGTCGAGCAGGAGGGTCGCGAGCACCTCCGAGGGATAGGACTTCTCATCGAAGCCGTGCAGCGCCACGCCCAGCGCGCCGAGCGCTGCGCGACCCGGTGCCGTCAGGTCGGGAAGCTGCTCCGGCGACGGATTCCAAATCTGGTCGGTCGTGGAGCCGGCGGCCAGGCTCTGGACGACCAGCGACACGTCGCCGATGCTCATTTGGAACTGAGGCATAGCGGCCGCCCTGACGATGCCCATTGCCCGCTTGTCCACCAGGATCGACAGCAGCGAAAGCAGGTCCTTCACCTCGGATCGTTCGAAGATGCTGCCCAAATGCAGCACCGGAATGCCCAAGGTCTCGAGGGCGGCGCCGATCTTGGCCAGTTTGTCGTTGCCAGTGCAGAGGATGGCCTGATCCCGGTAGTCGATGCCGTCCTTCCGGAACGCTTCGATGGCCTCTGCCACCGCTTCGATCTCGTCGGCGGCGTAGTCGACCTGGCAGTGCTCGGGCGGGTGGCCGAGGCGACCCCGCTGCGCAACGAGGCCGGAGTCCTTGCCCTTCGCGACGTTCATCGTAGCGGCAAAGCGGGAGAAGGTCTCGACGATCTCCTCGCCCGAGCGGTAGTTGACGATCAGTCGTCCGCCTTCCGCTCCCGCGAAATCGACGGCGAAATTCCCCAGGTTGACAGACGACGCGCCGCGGAAACGATAGATCGACTGCTTCGCGTCTCCGACCGCCCATAGGTGCTGACCAGTAGGACGAAGCAGCTTAAGCAGCGCCACGCTGCTCCGGTTGACGTCCTGGTACTCGTCGACAAGGATGTGCGCATAGTCCTCGGAAAGGGCGCTGCGGACGTCCTCGTGCTCGGTCAGGAGCTTGACCGGCAATGTAACTAGGTCGCCGAAGTCCAGACGCTGCGACGCGCCCTTCATCTCCTCGTACCGGCGATAGACCCCAGCCACCTCGATCTGCTTCTCGGCCGCGATGCGCAGGTCGTCGTCGCCCCCAGCGGCGGCGAGCATGGCATCTGCGAGGATGGCGTAGTCCTGCGGCGTTGCGAGCTCGTCCTTAGCGCGCGATATGGCCGCCAGAATCCTGTCGAGATTGTCGGTGGGGTCCCAAAGGTTCTTATAGTGCTTCAGCTCGAGGCGAGGCGCTTCGGCCTCCAGGAGACCGATCGCGTCGGCACGATCGATCATCTTGGGATCGTCCGGCAGCCCGAGC includes:
- a CDS encoding multiubiquitin domain-containing protein, encoding MTSELNAAEAANTAYRIRTTTDGVTFKDASVPDPIPLGRQILMAAGVRDIENNILYAILPNGEFEDVRLDETYDLRAKGTEVFAYFESDRAFNFTIEQRQMSWGRNLISGKAVRNLAGVDERYTIYLEVRGGHDRPIGDTDLVDLSGKGIERFITVIRETTEGLGALPSADRQFIEDHGLTCEMIADAGSTGVVIKNFPLPPGKFDRDVVDVMIQLPAGYPDASVDMFFTMPWIKLKATGRYANCADQPHLFGGQNWQRWSRHAEWRAGIDGIRTMVARAELAFAKAA
- a CDS encoding ATP-dependent helicase, coding for MDAVEVARRRGAEINAELIAGGADIRMPYQLALAAAARAGVEVQRVDKGSAMLNGARAIYDPDMPLIAHETTGSEFDDAFLVAHEVGHVELGDRTQRYETTDVDASRPAEMPPVGAERVEDYSRRQRREVQMDLFARELLLPRATAKALHIDGGMTSVDLATHIGAPRAVVVQQLLDALLLPVVEAERQKENIERPLNDQQRAAAEHLGNAYLLEAGPGTGKTQTLVGRVAFLLSKGVDPRGILVLTFSNRAAGELFERIAEVDPEAAAAMWIGTFHSFGLDLVRRFHDLLGLPDDPKMIDRADAIGLLEAEAPRLELKHYKNLWDPTDNLDRILAAISRAKDELATPQDYAILADAMLAAAGGDDDLRIAAEKQIEVAGVYRRYEEMKGASQRLDFGDLVTLPVKLLTEHEDVRSALSEDYAHILVDEYQDVNRSSVALLKLLRPTGQHLWAVGDAKQSIYRFRGASSVNLGNFAVDFAGAEGGRLIVNYRSGEEIVETFSRFAATMNVAKGKDSGLVAQRGRLGHPPEHCQVDYAADEIEAVAEAIEAFRKDGIDYRDQAILCTGNDKLAKIGAALETLGIPVLHLGSIFERSEVKDLLSLLSILVDKRAMGIVRAAAMPQFQMSIGDVSLVVQSLAAGSTTDQIWNPSPEQLPDLTAPGRAALGALGVALHGFDEKSYPSEVLATLLLDRTRIAADLASQTTISSRAKSIAIWQLMNFVRNPAPGSGAPISSLLDRIRRLVRLADDRDLRQLPTAAQKLDAVRLMTIHGSKGLEFRAVHFPGANNTTIPSTPNRFQGVETPNGLVRDLSGTGKELRVKAHVDEQECLFYVAMSRAKDRLAIYTPTMKKGGTKWGHSEFLDRIVPPMRRHRVDPAIELVQADDSLVDIVFDGSVSFAATRLATHASCPRRFYYSHLLGVGGKRTETTFMKMHDAVQAVVDWVVAMEPHEVSSEEVAQRLSGALEATGVSASGYAAEYRGIAQSLVDRLIASRAGMTKLEDPGLRHAAAAASIDIRVDELLRTPEGGILVRRVKTGQTVKSALSDLSTISMFLAAKDAFPTSTIQIVHLAEDEPVTIEIEPKKWAARRQEVDDVLSTIVAGDLPLDRTGRPCPKCPSFFICGTLPEGTLVKKV